GATGTATTTCCAACCGAGCCTGCAACCAATCAGGACCCGTTTGAATCACCATTAACCGCGTTTGATAATGTGCTGTTAACGCCGCATATTGGTGGTTCGACTCAGGAAGCTCAGGCTAACATTGGTACTGAAGTGGCCGGTAAGCTGGCAAAATATTCCGATAATGGCTCTACCCTTTCTGCGGTTAACTTCCCGGAAGTTTCCCTGCCGGCACCGAGTGAAAATGTTAGCCGCTTGCTGCATATTCACGAAAACCGTCCAGGGGTTCTGAATCAGATTAACCATATCTTTGCGGAAGAGGGCATTAACATTGCTGCTCAGTTCCTGCAAACCAATAACGATATTGGTTACGTGGTGATTGATGTGGAGACCGATCGTTCAGATGAAGCGTTGGAGCACATGAAATCGATTCAGGGCACTATTCGTGCAAGATTGTTGTTCTGATAGCGATTGATGGTGAAGAAGGCGGCTAATCAGCCGCCTTTATTCTTTCCGGCATAGAATTTACCAATTCCAGTCGCGAGAAGGGGTAACAATTTCCGGTAGAGGGATATCCCAATCTTCATAGGGTAATGCGTCGACTTGCTGGCAATCGTGGGCAATCCCGATAGGATAGGAGCCGCTGTTACGCCAGTGTTTCAACGTTCGGTCATAGTAGCCACCGCCCATTCCTAAACGATTTCCCTGAGCATCAAAGGCAACCAGCGGAGTGATAATGACATCCAACTGTGACACGGGTAAAACTGATTGAACGTTAAGCCGAGGCTCTCGAATTCCAAAAGGGTGAGAAATCATCGGGGTTTCTGGGGTGTAGTGTAAAAACAGCAGATGACCAGGGCTAAAAGGATGAACAACCGGTAGGTAAAGAGACTT
Above is a window of Limnobaculum parvum DNA encoding:
- a CDS encoding 5-formyltetrahydrofolate cyclo-ligase; its protein translation is MTFEISARQILRRKVRQLRNSLTQEQQHLAAQTLCQKLCHHPKIKTAQHISLFLSFDGEIDTHPLIQALWLQKKSLYLPVVHPFSPGHLLFLHYTPETPMISHPFGIREPRLNVQSVLPVSQLDVIITPLVAFDAQGNRLGMGGGYYDRTLKHWRNSGSYPIGIAHDCQQVDALPYEDWDIPLPEIVTPSRDWNW